From the Kitasatospora viridis genome, one window contains:
- the dapE gene encoding succinyl-diaminopimelate desuccinylase: MSTVPGTSVPTSLDLTLDGGALTARLVDFPSVSGEEEALADAVEQALRGLAHLTVERYGNNVVARTHLGRAERVLLAGHLDTVPIADNVPSRVEGDLLWGCGTSDMKSGVAVQLRLAATVPDPNRDLTFVFYDCEEIEASRNGLGRLAAAHPDWLAADFAVLMEPSGAWVEGGCQGTMRVRIRLTGVRAHAARSWLGDNAIHHAAEVLGRLAAYQPRTVLIDGLEYREGLNAVDIRGGVAGNVIPDECLVTVNFRYAPDRSPAEAEAHLREVFAGFPVEVTDSAPGALPGLDRPAARAFLAATGDRARAKFGWTDVARFSELGVPAVNYGPGDPNLAHKRDEHCSLSAIAECESRLRDWLTGPVS; this comes from the coding sequence ATGAGCACCGTGCCCGGAACCAGCGTCCCGACCAGCCTCGACCTGACCCTGGACGGCGGCGCCCTGACCGCCCGACTGGTCGACTTCCCGTCCGTCAGCGGGGAGGAGGAGGCGCTGGCCGACGCGGTCGAGCAGGCGCTGCGCGGCCTGGCGCACCTGACCGTCGAGCGGTACGGGAACAACGTGGTGGCCCGCACCCACCTGGGCCGCGCCGAGCGGGTGCTGCTGGCCGGCCACCTGGACACCGTGCCGATCGCCGACAACGTGCCCTCCCGGGTCGAGGGCGACCTGCTCTGGGGCTGCGGCACCAGCGACATGAAGTCCGGCGTCGCCGTGCAGCTGCGGCTCGCCGCCACCGTGCCCGACCCCAACCGCGACCTGACCTTCGTCTTCTACGACTGCGAGGAGATCGAGGCCTCCCGCAACGGCCTGGGCCGGCTGGCCGCCGCCCACCCGGACTGGCTGGCGGCCGACTTCGCGGTGCTGATGGAGCCGAGCGGGGCCTGGGTCGAGGGCGGCTGCCAGGGCACCATGCGGGTGCGGATCCGGCTCACCGGGGTGCGGGCGCACGCGGCCCGCAGCTGGCTCGGCGACAACGCCATCCACCACGCCGCCGAGGTGCTCGGCCGGCTCGCCGCCTACCAGCCGCGCACCGTGCTGATCGACGGCCTGGAGTACCGCGAGGGCCTGAACGCGGTGGACATCCGGGGCGGGGTGGCCGGCAACGTGATCCCCGACGAGTGCCTGGTCACCGTCAACTTCCGCTACGCGCCGGACCGCAGCCCCGCCGAGGCCGAGGCGCACCTGCGGGAGGTCTTCGCCGGCTTCCCGGTCGAGGTGACCGACTCGGCCCCCGGCGCGCTGCCCGGGCTGGACCGGCCGGCCGCCCGCGCCTTCCTCGCCGCGACCGGCGACCGGGCCCGGGCCAAGTTCGGCTGGACCGACGTGGCCCGGTTCAGCGAGCTCGGCGTGCCCGCCGTCAACTACGGCCCGGGCGACCCGAACCTGGCGCACAAGCGGGACGAGCACTGCTCGCTGAGCGCGATCGCCGAGTGCGAGAGCCGGCTGCGCGACTGGCTCACCGGCCCCGTCTCGTAG
- the dapC gene encoding succinyldiaminopimelate transaminase, producing the protein MSTTDAPRAPFPGHPGAARRVSDLLPVFPWDKLEPYRATALAHPDGLCDFSVGTPVDPVPELVQRALAEASDSHGYPTVWGPLALREAIAGWLNRRAGAGIDPSAVLPTVGSKELVAWLPGQLGLGPGDQVAYPRLAYPTYEVGARLCGAEPVAYEKLEELDGSRVRLLWLNSPGNPTGRVLTAQELREAVAWAREHRALLVSDECYLELGWEAEPVSVLRADVCGGSHEGLLAVHSLSKRSNLAGYRAAFVAGDPVVVRELLEIRKHGGMMAPAPVQAATIAALGDDAHVAEQRERYAARRAALRGALTAAGFRIEHSEASLYLWATRDEPCWETVAWLAERGVLVAPGDFYGPAGDRFVRVAFTATDERVAAAVARLTA; encoded by the coding sequence GTGAGCACCACTGATGCACCGCGCGCGCCGTTCCCGGGTCACCCGGGGGCGGCGCGCCGCGTTTCCGACCTGCTGCCGGTCTTCCCCTGGGACAAGCTCGAACCGTACCGCGCCACCGCGCTCGCCCACCCCGACGGGCTGTGCGACTTCTCGGTCGGCACCCCGGTGGACCCGGTGCCCGAGCTGGTCCAGCGGGCGCTGGCCGAGGCGAGCGACTCGCACGGCTACCCGACCGTCTGGGGACCGCTGGCGCTGCGCGAGGCGATCGCCGGCTGGCTGAACCGCCGGGCCGGCGCCGGGATCGACCCGAGCGCCGTGCTGCCGACCGTCGGCTCCAAGGAGCTGGTGGCCTGGCTGCCCGGCCAGCTCGGCCTCGGCCCCGGCGACCAGGTGGCCTACCCCCGGCTCGCCTACCCGACCTACGAGGTCGGCGCGCGGCTCTGCGGCGCCGAGCCGGTGGCCTACGAGAAGCTGGAGGAGCTGGACGGATCCCGCGTGCGGCTGCTCTGGCTCAACTCGCCGGGCAACCCGACCGGCCGGGTGCTGACCGCGCAGGAGCTGCGCGAGGCGGTGGCCTGGGCCCGCGAGCACCGGGCGCTGCTGGTCAGCGACGAGTGCTACCTGGAGCTGGGTTGGGAGGCGGAGCCGGTCTCGGTGCTGCGCGCCGACGTCTGCGGCGGCTCGCACGAGGGCCTGCTGGCGGTGCACTCGCTCTCCAAGCGCTCCAACCTGGCCGGCTACCGCGCCGCCTTCGTGGCGGGTGACCCGGTGGTGGTCCGCGAGCTGCTGGAGATCCGCAAGCACGGCGGCATGATGGCGCCGGCGCCGGTGCAGGCCGCGACCATCGCGGCGCTCGGCGACGACGCGCACGTGGCCGAGCAGCGCGAGCGGTACGCGGCCCGGCGGGCCGCGCTGCGCGGGGCGCTCACCGCGGCCGGCTTCCGGATCGAGCACTCGGAGGCCAGCCTCTACCTGTGGGCGACCCGGGACGAGCCGTGCTGGGAGACGGTGGCCTGGCTGGCCGAGCGGGGCGTCCTGGTGGCCCCGGGCGACTTCTACGGCCCGGCCGGCGACCGCTTCGTCCGGGTGGCGTTCACCGCCACCGACGAGCGGGTGGCCGCGGCGGTGGCCCGGCTGACGGCCTGA
- the fdxA gene encoding ferredoxin: MTYVIAQPCVDVKDKACIEECPVDCIYEGKRSLYIHPDECVDCGACEPVCPVEAIFYEDDTPEEWKDYYKANVEFFDDLGSPGGASKLGLIDRDHVFIAGLPPQNQDH, from the coding sequence GTGACGTACGTCATCGCGCAGCCTTGTGTCGACGTCAAGGACAAGGCGTGCATCGAAGAGTGCCCGGTTGACTGCATCTACGAGGGCAAGCGCTCTCTGTACATCCACCCGGATGAGTGCGTCGACTGCGGTGCATGTGAGCCGGTCTGCCCGGTCGAGGCGATCTTCTACGAGGACGACACCCCGGAGGAGTGGAAGGACTACTACAAGGCCAACGTGGAGTTCTTCGACGACCTCGGTTCGCCGGGCGGCGCCTCCAAGCTGGGGCTGATCGACCGGGACCACGTCTTCATCGCCGGGCTGCCCCCGCAGAACCAGGACCACTGA
- a CDS encoding GNAT family N-acetyltransferase: MSTSQFPASVPGTVRIDRSDVGRRVSVRRLEAALDCATGRPVFRDVIGVLTSWDEYELVVIGRDRTESRIPVDRLVAGKPVPPFPARRGELPAASPTELQRLAAGSWPALEREQLGDWTLRAAAGFTKRANSVQALGDPGLPLPEALAAVRAWYAARALPALVEVTSPGTDPALAALLDGLEQLTRAHLQTAPLAPLARPVPGAELVRLATAADEGWLALYHLTAGSPQMLLAARQLLHGGPSVWFAQVPGEAGGEPLAIGRCVIDGPWAHFSAVEVSPAARRRGLATAVMSALAARAAEEGARAGYLQVEADNDGALALYDRLGFTTSHTYHYVRLPQA, translated from the coding sequence TTGAGCACCAGCCAGTTTCCGGCCAGCGTCCCGGGAACGGTCCGGATAGACCGCTCTGACGTGGGACGACGGGTGTCGGTGCGGAGGCTGGAAGCGGCTCTTGACTGTGCCACCGGACGTCCGGTGTTCCGGGATGTGATCGGCGTGCTCACATCATGGGACGAATACGAACTCGTGGTGATCGGCCGGGACCGGACCGAGAGCCGGATTCCGGTGGACCGGCTGGTGGCCGGAAAGCCGGTGCCGCCGTTCCCGGCCCGCCGGGGCGAACTGCCCGCGGCCTCCCCGACCGAACTGCAGCGCCTCGCCGCCGGCAGCTGGCCGGCCCTGGAGCGCGAGCAGCTCGGCGACTGGACGCTGCGGGCGGCGGCCGGCTTCACCAAGCGGGCCAACTCGGTGCAGGCGCTGGGCGACCCCGGGCTGCCGCTGCCGGAGGCGCTGGCGGCGGTCCGCGCCTGGTACGCGGCCCGCGCGCTGCCCGCGCTGGTGGAGGTCACCTCGCCCGGCACCGACCCGGCGCTGGCCGCCCTGCTGGACGGGCTGGAGCAGCTGACCCGGGCCCACCTGCAGACCGCGCCGCTGGCCCCCCTCGCCCGCCCGGTGCCGGGCGCGGAGCTGGTCCGGCTGGCCACCGCCGCCGACGAGGGCTGGCTGGCGCTCTACCACCTGACGGCCGGCAGCCCGCAGATGCTGCTGGCCGCCCGTCAGCTGCTGCACGGCGGGCCCTCGGTCTGGTTCGCCCAGGTGCCCGGCGAGGCCGGCGGGGAGCCGCTGGCGATCGGACGGTGCGTCATCGACGGTCCGTGGGCGCACTTCAGCGCCGTCGAGGTGAGCCCGGCGGCGCGCCGGCGCGGGCTGGCCACCGCCGTGATGTCCGCACTGGCGGCGCGCGCCGCGGAGGAGGGCGCGCGGGCCGGCTACCTGCAGGTGGAGGCCGACAACGACGGCGCCCTGGCGCTCTACGACCGGCTCGGTTTCACCACCAGTCACACTTACCACTACGTCCGGCTTCCCCAGGCTTAG
- a CDS encoding transglutaminase-like domain-containing protein, translating to MSHTKATAATVTEQSRARFRTEARSEQPDAVLLCVLAAAEHTLSAPGAAGDGPPPTLDELLGACQAALDRHAAAVRRAVAERRPTTPEETAALLAAVLAGRERFHGRQSDYRRLESSLLPEVLRRRRGLPIMLSLVWQAVAARAGLTVHGIALPGHFIVAVGAPQPGDEYVLADPFHGGRPLSTEDAAAIVVAAGHPFTPELFTPAAPLDIVLRVLGNIRGWAGERPEQARTQLWATELALLLPRHPAQLRLERAEVLLRTGDFLAGAAEMEDYARILDAFDPDSAARVRREARAARHRLN from the coding sequence GTGTCGCACACGAAAGCCACCGCAGCCACCGTGACCGAGCAGAGCAGAGCCCGCTTCCGCACCGAGGCCAGGTCCGAGCAGCCCGATGCGGTGCTGCTCTGCGTGCTGGCCGCCGCCGAGCACACCCTGTCGGCCCCCGGCGCCGCCGGTGACGGCCCGCCACCCACCCTGGACGAGCTGCTGGGCGCCTGCCAGGCCGCCCTGGACCGGCACGCGGCCGCCGTGCGCCGGGCGGTGGCCGAGCGCCGGCCGACCACCCCGGAGGAGACCGCGGCACTGCTGGCCGCCGTGCTGGCCGGGCGCGAGCGGTTCCACGGGCGGCAGTCGGACTACCGGCGGTTGGAGTCCTCGCTGCTGCCCGAGGTGCTGCGGCGCCGGCGCGGGCTGCCGATCATGCTCTCGCTGGTCTGGCAGGCGGTGGCGGCCCGGGCCGGGCTGACGGTGCACGGCATCGCGCTGCCGGGCCACTTCATCGTCGCGGTGGGTGCGCCGCAGCCCGGCGACGAGTACGTGCTGGCCGACCCGTTCCACGGCGGCCGGCCGCTCAGCACCGAGGACGCGGCGGCCATCGTGGTGGCGGCCGGGCACCCGTTCACGCCGGAACTCTTCACCCCGGCCGCGCCGCTGGACATCGTGCTGCGGGTGCTGGGCAACATCCGCGGCTGGGCCGGCGAACGGCCGGAGCAGGCCAGGACCCAGCTCTGGGCCACCGAACTGGCCCTGCTGCTGCCCCGGCACCCGGCCCAGCTGCGCCTGGAGCGGGCCGAGGTGCTGCTGCGGACCGGCGACTTCCTGGCCGGGGCGGCCGAGATGGAGGACTACGCGCGGATCCTGGACGCCTTCGACCCGGACTCGGCCGCCCGGGTCCGCCGGGAGGCCAGGGCGGCCCGGCACCGGCTCAACTGA
- a CDS encoding response regulator transcription factor, which translates to MTDDQVRVLLAEDQSMVREALAALLSLEGDIDVVAQVARGDEVLPAVLEHRVQVAVLDIEMPGMTGIEAAALIRRQSPGTKVVIATTFGRPGYLRRAMESGADAFLVKDAPAAELAEAVRRVLRGERVIDPTLAAAALAEGANPLTGRELDVLAAAADGAVNAEIARRLHLSEGTVRNYLSMAIQKTGARNRAEAVRVAKEKGWL; encoded by the coding sequence ATGACAGACGATCAGGTGCGGGTGCTGCTCGCCGAGGACCAGTCGATGGTGCGGGAGGCGCTGGCCGCGCTGCTCTCGCTGGAGGGCGACATCGACGTGGTGGCGCAGGTGGCCCGGGGGGACGAGGTGCTGCCCGCGGTGCTGGAGCACCGGGTGCAGGTGGCGGTGCTGGACATCGAGATGCCCGGGATGACCGGGATCGAGGCGGCCGCCCTGATCCGGCGTCAGAGCCCCGGCACCAAGGTGGTGATCGCCACCACCTTCGGGCGCCCCGGCTACCTGCGCCGCGCCATGGAGTCCGGCGCGGACGCCTTCCTGGTCAAGGACGCGCCGGCGGCCGAACTCGCCGAGGCGGTGCGCCGGGTGCTGCGCGGCGAGCGGGTGATCGACCCGACGCTGGCCGCGGCCGCGCTCGCCGAGGGGGCCAACCCGCTGACCGGCCGGGAGCTGGACGTGCTGGCCGCCGCCGCGGACGGCGCGGTGAACGCCGAGATCGCCCGCCGGCTGCACCTGTCCGAGGGCACCGTGCGCAACTACCTGTCGATGGCGATCCAGAAGACCGGCGCTCGCAACCGGGCGGAGGCGGTGCGGGTGGCCAAGGAGAAGGGCTGGCTCTGA
- a CDS encoding sensor histidine kinase has product MATTEQEQGAERARTDRPTALLARPAAGERVLNVPGAPVESRRQLLVKLCWMLLWMFYLVYPIKDLAGGRHGTVGTVAGAVALAAFLASYLSLVIFRSSNGDWWRGTYPLTALMGLIALGTSVGFGGEWLGLFTYLSVTVGAVLPVRFALAGVASVTALLAAVALGTVHSPASLGALALPTFLSGAAMTGLQRLVGTMRELREAREVAAHLAAAEERLRLARDMHDLLGHSLSLITLKSELAGRFMDAGKEEQARAQVSDIEQVARQSLTDVRSAISGYRKPSLSVELAAARTALATTGVTLEAPSTLTEEHPGLGGPEAETLAWALREAVTNVVRHAEGATLCTVALDETWDGEGSRFAVLEVMDNGRGPGKSGPGNGLTGLDERLSLVGGRLETDTGRHGKGFKVRALVPLGVSPGRP; this is encoded by the coding sequence ATGGCGACCACCGAGCAGGAGCAGGGGGCCGAACGGGCCCGCACCGACCGGCCGACCGCGCTCCTCGCGCGGCCGGCCGCCGGCGAACGCGTGCTGAACGTCCCCGGGGCGCCGGTGGAGAGCAGGCGGCAGCTGCTGGTGAAGCTCTGCTGGATGCTGCTGTGGATGTTCTACCTGGTCTACCCGATCAAGGACCTGGCGGGCGGCCGGCACGGCACGGTGGGCACGGTGGCCGGCGCGGTGGCCCTGGCCGCCTTCCTGGCCAGCTACCTGAGCCTGGTGATCTTCCGCTCCAGCAACGGCGACTGGTGGCGCGGCACCTACCCGCTGACCGCCCTGATGGGCCTGATCGCGCTGGGCACCTCGGTCGGGTTCGGCGGCGAGTGGCTCGGGCTCTTCACCTACCTCTCGGTGACCGTCGGCGCGGTGCTGCCGGTGCGCTTCGCGCTCGCCGGGGTCGCCTCGGTGACGGCGCTGCTGGCGGCCGTCGCCCTGGGCACCGTCCACTCGCCCGCCTCGCTCGGCGCGCTGGCGCTGCCCACCTTCCTCAGCGGCGCGGCGATGACCGGCCTGCAGCGGCTGGTCGGCACCATGCGGGAGCTGCGCGAGGCCCGCGAGGTGGCGGCCCACCTGGCCGCCGCGGAGGAACGGCTGCGGCTGGCCCGGGACATGCACGACCTGCTCGGGCACTCGCTCTCGCTGATCACCCTGAAGAGCGAGCTGGCCGGCCGGTTCATGGACGCCGGCAAGGAGGAGCAGGCCCGGGCCCAGGTGTCCGACATCGAGCAGGTGGCCCGGCAGTCGCTGACCGACGTGCGGTCCGCGATCTCCGGCTACCGCAAGCCCAGCCTGTCGGTCGAACTGGCCGCCGCCCGCACCGCGCTGGCCACCACCGGGGTCACCCTGGAGGCGCCCTCCACGCTCACCGAGGAGCACCCGGGCCTGGGCGGCCCGGAGGCCGAGACGCTGGCCTGGGCGCTGCGCGAGGCGGTCACCAACGTGGTCCGGCACGCCGAGGGGGCCACCCTGTGCACCGTGGCGCTGGACGAGACCTGGGACGGCGAGGGCAGCCGGTTCGCGGTGCTGGAGGTCATGGACAACGGCCGCGGCCCGGGCAAGTCCGGCCCCGGCAACGGGCTGACCGGTCTGGACGAGCGGCTCTCGCTGGTCGGCGGCCGGCTGGAGACCGACACCGGCCGGCACGGCAAGGGCTTCAAGGTCCGGGCCCTGGTCCCCCTGGGGGTGAGTCCGGGCAGGCCGTAG
- a CDS encoding ABC transporter permease: MRTLIKLEILRTLRNRRYVFFSVLYPAILYFVFISAYGSHPVAGGLSAKSYFMVSMATFGSVGAVLTGSAQRIALERKAGWTRQLRLTALPGWAYTAAKIAACAATTLPAILGVFALGAVEGVRLGAGQWLGLVLALWAGSFVFAALGVALGYAAEPNAVQPIVLVVYMLFSALGGTWFPATGTLKTIARFDPVYMYNQLGNFVHPGQGFDTGAAAGLVGFLVVFVAAAAFLYRRDTQQA, translated from the coding sequence ATGAGGACCCTGATCAAGCTGGAGATCCTGCGGACCCTGCGGAACCGGCGGTACGTGTTCTTCAGCGTGCTGTACCCGGCGATCCTGTACTTCGTCTTCATCAGCGCGTACGGCAGCCACCCGGTGGCCGGCGGGCTCAGTGCCAAGTCCTACTTCATGGTCTCGATGGCCACCTTCGGCTCGGTCGGCGCGGTGCTCACCGGCAGCGCGCAGCGGATCGCGCTGGAGCGCAAGGCCGGCTGGACCCGGCAGCTGCGACTGACCGCGCTGCCCGGGTGGGCCTACACCGCCGCGAAGATCGCGGCCTGCGCGGCGACCACGTTGCCGGCGATCCTGGGCGTCTTCGCCCTCGGCGCCGTCGAGGGGGTCCGGCTCGGGGCCGGCCAGTGGCTGGGCCTGGTGCTGGCGCTCTGGGCGGGCAGCTTCGTCTTCGCCGCGCTGGGCGTGGCGCTGGGCTACGCGGCCGAGCCGAACGCGGTGCAGCCGATCGTGCTGGTCGTCTACATGCTGTTCTCGGCGCTGGGCGGCACCTGGTTCCCGGCCACCGGCACGCTGAAGACCATCGCCCGGTTCGACCCCGTCTACATGTACAACCAGCTGGGCAACTTCGTGCACCCGGGCCAGGGCTTCGACACCGGGGCGGCGGCCGGTCTGGTCGGCTTCCTGGTGGTCTTCGTGGCCGCCGCCGCCTTCCTGTACCGCCGGGACACCCAGCAGGCATGA
- a CDS encoding ABC transporter ATP-binding protein → MDNGEVAAFRQVSKSYGKVKAVNGLDLTLYPGQTVALLGPNGAGKSSSLDLLLGLREPDQGSVTLFGGTPRAAIEAGRVGAMLQSGGLMTDVKVGELVKLACDVHPRGHKPAEVMHEAGLEEIADRRVDKLSGGQEQRVRFALAVAGANDLIVLDEPTTGMDVSVRQHFWASMRRQADLGRTVLFATHYLEEADSIADRVLVLHRGRLIADGSSAEIKARAGARRVSFELHAADGFVDDTLLRALPGLAALDISGPADAVRTVRIRATDADAVVAGLYRAGCYPRGLEVTSLGLEQAFLTITEAAEATELAEESAR, encoded by the coding sequence ATGGACAACGGGGAAGTGGCCGCCTTCCGGCAGGTCAGCAAGAGCTACGGCAAGGTCAAGGCGGTGAACGGCCTGGACCTGACGCTGTACCCGGGGCAGACGGTCGCGCTGCTCGGGCCCAACGGCGCCGGCAAGTCCAGCAGCCTCGACCTGCTGCTCGGCCTGCGCGAGCCCGACCAGGGTTCGGTGACGCTGTTCGGCGGCACCCCCCGCGCCGCCATCGAGGCCGGCCGGGTCGGCGCGATGCTGCAGAGCGGCGGCCTGATGACCGACGTCAAGGTCGGCGAGCTGGTCAAGCTGGCCTGCGACGTGCACCCGCGCGGCCACAAGCCGGCCGAGGTGATGCACGAGGCCGGCCTGGAGGAGATCGCCGACCGCCGGGTGGACAAGCTCTCCGGCGGGCAGGAGCAGCGGGTCCGGTTCGCGCTGGCGGTGGCCGGCGCCAACGACCTGATCGTGCTGGACGAGCCGACCACCGGCATGGACGTCTCGGTCCGGCAGCACTTCTGGGCCAGCATGCGCCGGCAGGCCGACCTGGGCCGCACGGTGCTCTTCGCCACCCACTACCTGGAGGAGGCCGACTCGATCGCCGACCGGGTGCTGGTGCTGCACCGCGGCCGGCTGATCGCCGACGGCTCCTCGGCCGAGATCAAGGCCCGGGCCGGCGCCCGCCGGGTCAGCTTCGAACTGCACGCCGCCGACGGCTTCGTGGACGACACGCTGCTGCGGGCCCTGCCGGGCCTGGCGGCGCTGGACATCAGCGGCCCGGCCGACGCGGTCCGCACGGTGCGGATCCGGGCGACCGACGCGGACGCCGTGGTCGCCGGCCTCTACCGGGCGGGCTGCTACCCGCGCGGGCTGGAGGTCACCAGCCTGGGCCTGGAGCAGGCCTTCCTGACCATCACCGAGGCCGCCGAGGCGACCGAGCTCGCCGAGGAGAGCGCGCGATGA
- a CDS encoding S9 family peptidase, giving the protein MTPSGTTSDTFPRQYARTQRYTVGQPRSFRVTPDGARVVFLRSRGGSDRTNLLWTLDPADGTERIAADPAELLAGGEEDLSPAERARRERMRESSAGVVGYALDGSGELAVFALSGRLFAADLAGGGVRELPAAGPVLDPHPSPDGRWVAYPTTGGELRLTATDGTGDRALVEVEQPGVMWGQAEFIAQEEMDRDEGLWWSPAGDRLLAARVDDAPVHRWWIADPANPEKTPVQVGYPAAGTPNAEVTLWLVELDGRRTEVVWDRTTHPYLARVHWSAGGPPLLQVQTRDQRGQLLLAVDPATGAVSTVLEERDEAWLELFNGVPAWTADGGLLRIGDEPGHRALLLDGVPLTDDTLHLRQVLSVGPTDVLVRASAGEGAEDQTPGLTGVYAVPLAGGPVRELITGGAADAVRGGPVTLLAVSRLDRPGRTVELLVDGKPTGHTVTSHAEPPVLTARAQLRLAGERRIPSAVLLPTGYDRDRDGLLPVLMNPYGGPHAQMVVQAHNAFLSSQWFADQGFAVVVADGRGTPGRSPAWEKSIAGDMAGPTLQDQVDALRALAEEFPLDLERVAIRGWSYGGYLSALAVLRRPDVFHAAVAGAPVTDMALYDTHYTERYLGLPQEHPERYRGQSLIEAAPGLRRPLMIVHGLADDNVVAAHTLRLSSALLAAGRPHTVLPLSGVTHMTPQEQVAENLLLLQVAFLKESLGMPAERG; this is encoded by the coding sequence ATGACACCCTCCGGCACCACCTCCGACACCTTCCCGCGGCAGTACGCGCGCACCCAGCGCTACACCGTGGGCCAGCCGCGCTCCTTCCGGGTCACCCCCGACGGCGCGCGGGTCGTCTTCCTGCGCTCGCGCGGCGGCAGCGACCGGACCAACCTGCTCTGGACCCTCGACCCGGCCGACGGCACCGAGCGGATCGCCGCCGACCCGGCGGAGCTGCTGGCCGGCGGCGAGGAGGACCTCTCGCCGGCCGAGCGGGCCCGCCGCGAGCGGATGCGGGAGAGCTCCGCGGGCGTGGTCGGCTACGCCCTGGACGGCTCCGGCGAGCTCGCCGTCTTCGCGCTCTCCGGCCGGCTCTTCGCCGCCGACCTGGCCGGCGGCGGCGTGCGCGAGCTGCCCGCGGCCGGCCCGGTGCTGGACCCGCACCCGTCGCCGGACGGCCGCTGGGTGGCCTACCCGACCACCGGCGGCGAGCTGCGGCTGACCGCGACCGACGGGACCGGCGACCGCGCCCTGGTCGAGGTCGAGCAGCCCGGGGTGATGTGGGGTCAGGCGGAGTTCATCGCCCAGGAGGAGATGGACCGGGACGAGGGCCTGTGGTGGTCGCCGGCCGGCGACCGGCTGCTCGCCGCCCGGGTGGACGACGCGCCGGTGCACCGCTGGTGGATCGCCGACCCGGCCAACCCGGAGAAGACCCCGGTGCAGGTCGGCTACCCGGCCGCCGGTACCCCGAACGCCGAGGTCACCCTCTGGCTGGTCGAGCTGGACGGCCGCCGCACCGAGGTGGTCTGGGACCGCACCACGCACCCCTACCTGGCCCGGGTGCACTGGTCGGCCGGCGGCCCGCCGCTGCTCCAGGTGCAGACCCGGGACCAGCGCGGCCAGCTGCTGCTCGCCGTCGACCCGGCGACCGGGGCGGTCAGCACCGTGCTGGAGGAGCGGGACGAGGCCTGGCTGGAGCTCTTCAACGGCGTGCCGGCCTGGACGGCGGACGGCGGGCTGCTGCGGATCGGCGACGAGCCCGGCCACCGGGCGCTGCTGCTGGACGGCGTGCCGCTGACCGACGACACCCTGCACCTGCGCCAGGTGCTCTCGGTCGGCCCGACCGACGTCCTGGTGCGGGCCTCGGCCGGCGAGGGCGCCGAGGACCAGACCCCGGGCCTGACCGGCGTCTACGCGGTGCCGCTGGCCGGCGGGCCGGTGCGGGAGCTGATCACCGGCGGCGCGGCGGACGCGGTGCGCGGCGGCCCGGTCACCCTGCTCGCGGTCTCCCGGCTGGACCGCCCGGGCCGCACCGTGGAACTGCTGGTCGACGGCAAGCCGACCGGACACACCGTCACCTCGCACGCCGAGCCCCCGGTGCTGACGGCCCGTGCGCAGCTGCGGCTGGCCGGCGAGCGGCGGATCCCGTCCGCCGTGCTGCTGCCCACCGGCTACGACCGGGACCGGGACGGCCTGCTCCCGGTGCTGATGAACCCGTACGGCGGCCCGCACGCCCAGATGGTGGTGCAGGCGCACAACGCCTTCCTCAGCTCCCAGTGGTTCGCCGACCAGGGCTTCGCCGTGGTGGTCGCCGACGGCCGCGGCACCCCCGGCCGCAGCCCCGCCTGGGAGAAGTCGATCGCCGGCGACATGGCCGGCCCGACCCTGCAGGACCAGGTCGACGCGCTGCGGGCGCTGGCCGAGGAGTTCCCGCTGGACCTGGAGCGGGTGGCGATCCGCGGCTGGTCCTACGGCGGCTACCTCTCCGCGCTGGCCGTGCTGCGCCGCCCCGACGTCTTCCACGCCGCCGTCGCGGGCGCCCCGGTGACCGACATGGCGCTCTACGACACCCACTACACCGAGCGCTACCTCGGCCTGCCGCAGGAGCACCCGGAGCGCTACCGCGGCCAGTCGCTGATCGAGGCGGCGCCGGGGCTGCGCCGGCCGCTGATGATCGTGCACGGCCTGGCCGACGACAACGTGGTGGCCGCGCACACCCTGCGGCTCTCCTCGGCGCTGCTGGCCGCCGGCCGCCCGCACACCGTGCTGCCGCTCTCCGGGGTCACCCACATGACGCCGCAGGAGCAGGTCGCGGAGAACCTGCTGCTGCTTCAGGTCGCCTTCCTGAAGGAGTCCTTGGGCATGCCCGCCGAGCGGGGCTGA
- a CDS encoding DUF2304 family protein, with protein sequence MALNISAAVLMLVIVVVLIRRSGLKMAHAIICSLLGFYLASSSIAPSIQEVTSNLAGMLNGLKL encoded by the coding sequence GTGGCTCTCAACATCTCCGCAGCAGTCCTGATGCTGGTGATCGTGGTGGTGCTGATCCGCCGCTCCGGTCTCAAGATGGCCCACGCGATCATCTGCTCGTTGCTGGGCTTCTACCTGGCCTCCAGCTCGATCGCGCCGTCCATCCAGGAGGTCACCAGCAACCTCGCCGGGATGCTCAACGGCCTGAAGCTCTGA